A region from the Brassica napus cultivar Da-Ae chromosome C8, Da-Ae, whole genome shotgun sequence genome encodes:
- the LOC106447725 gene encoding uncharacterized protein LOC106447725, with protein MKLCSLVLKVQYYNSFVYHRLYTKCVFCGLQETVDHLFISCQFATSVWEAAPFSNVQATLGTTNFTSALQASRKLVNLPPTGVHLVSLFPWIVWTIWLTRNQRIFQNREFDGRATLTKAITDAREWQQAQQEVHRAIELQTDPEIQPTSTIIINTDAAWKEETKTAGIAWIFYDVNGKPFRQGSGTEEWVSSPIMAEALCHP; from the coding sequence ATGAAATTGTGTTCTCTCGTCTTAAAGGTCCAATATTATAATTCTTTTGTATACCATAGGTTATATACGAAGTGTGTCTTCTGCGGACTACAAGAAACAGTGGATCATCTATTCATCTCATGTCAGTTTGCGACATCAGTCTGGGAGGCTGCACCATTTTCAAATGTACAAGCCACTCTAGGAACAACAAATTTCACATCAGCGCTGCAAGCATCGCGCAAGCTAGTAAACTTGCCTCCAACTGGCGTACACCTCGTCTCCTTGTTCCCATGGATTGTTTGGaccatatggttaactaggaaCCAGAGGATCTTCCAGAACAGAGAATTCGATGGAAGGGCCACACTGACAAAAGCAATCACTGACGCTAGAGAATGGCAACAAGCACAACAAGAGGTACACCGAGCAATAGAACTTCAGACAGACCCGGAGATACAACCAACATcaaccatcatcatcaacacGGATGCAGCCTGGAAGGAGGAGACAAAAACGGCTGGAATTGCTTGGATCTTCTATGATGTCAATGGGAAGCCGTTTCGACAAGGAAGTGGAACAGAAGAATGGGTGAGCTCTCCAATCATGGCAGAGGCGCTTTGCCATCCGTGA